The genomic stretch AGGTACCAGAAGAAGGCAGTTTTTTCAAGGTAATAGAGGGAAGACAAGGAATAATCAAATTGGAATAATGGTAAGAATATTTAGGTAAAACAGGAATGTGATAGGGATTAGATGTAGAAATCTTAGGAGAGATTGCAAAAACAAATCGTTTTAATAAAGACATGTATAGTTAACACTGTGCAAATAATGTAATAGTGTTTGGCTATTGTGTATGTTTGGATTTGTAGAAAATGCTCATGTACAATGCATGTAACTATCATGGAAGTGTTTGGCCCAAGAACAAAGTTGATTATCATAGGTTAGTTTTGTGAAttgactcattttcttttctgatggtGAAAGAGCCAGGGCTGTGGAATCAGGATGACCTGGAACTCCAGTTCCACCAGTTACTGCTAATGTGAAATTGGGTGATTattccctggcctcagtttcttaacCAATAAAATGGGATAAGCATGCCTCCAGAGGGGTTGCATGGGAATTGATTGAGATGGTATGAATCAAGGACTTGTGCACTGTAACATATCTTAAGCGCTGGATGGATGTTTTCCAAATCCAAATGTAAAGGGAGAATTGTATCCAGTATGAAGAGTTGTTTGCAGCCTATAATACAGACAGAGCAGAAATTCCCCAGAGAATTCAGCTCTACTTctaaatgctcaaaaaaaaagaagatttggaggtatttgtttctcatttctctttatcaTCACTTTCCCCTTATTTGGCATGAAAAATGAGATTAACATGTGCTTGCTTTTAACTTTCCTATTGTTTCATGTGCTTTAAATCTTATTCCTTTATATTAACTGATATCATCTCTAACACCAACATTTATTGGCCCTACAATTTATAGCCAGTAAATTTGCGCTTAATGCTCATAGTtatcagaaaaaatttttaaattcatacagAAAATGGTTAATATGTATAGTCAATTAAATATAGTTAGAAATATCATAactttgaaattcaaatgtaaacataaaatagCTATAACTACttatttgataaaagaaaaatgagaagaaaaaccTAGAGAATAAAATATCAATGTGTGGGTTTGAAATATGCTTTCAACTGAAAATTGGAAAGGGTTCTAACATTTATAATTTCAATCATTAGATTAATAATAAATGTATCATGAAGTAAAATTCAGCATTCAGGTGAAAGCTTTGGAAACATACGATgttttgttacatattttcaCATTATGTCTGCAGGAAACTCTAGAACCATAGCTTTTAACCTTACaccaattatatatacattttattcagcagaagaaaacaacaaaaatgatggaGCTCTAGAACGGCTCAGCAGGCTGATAGTgtaaatacaaattttagggGAGACACTGAGAGTCAAAATATGGTATACTCAAACTAGGGTATATCAGTCATGCTTAAACTTCACATGAAATTCCAAACTAAAATGTGCTTTGGGTAAGCATTTTCTAAAGTGACCAAAATTCTGTTCAGGAAATTTACTTAATAAGATTAATATGagcatttctgaaaataatacaatttctaATAGAAGTTTTGGAAATATTGCTATTTTGCTTCGAAATTCAAGGCATCATAAATAATTTGGAGGTGCAACTTTAAATAATGCCCTACTCAAAAATCTGGAGTGGTTCAGATGTGAAATTCAGATGTCATATAAAATTAGAGATCAATTTGGAGAACTCCATTACTTCAGAAGTGGGCATGGGGTCCACATTTGAAGCTGAAAGCTCAACTTGATAGGCTGTTAAGTGCATGTGGAAGTAGATTCCCATTGAAACAAGTCACCGGGTATTGCttagaaaaaatgagaaacttCCTTCTGGCATTTATTTATACAGGAAAAAGATAATATGGCGCATTCCAGAATCAGTTAAATGAAGAGTGAGTTTCCACAGAGTTGCAGAACATGAGAATGTGTGACTTGACCAAAGCGAGCTTGAGTTACAATATTCAGGGCATGGGAAAGGGAAATACTTTTGAAATGACCAAAGATTCTCATCTGTAGAGATCATCTAAGTTACCGGGTCTCCTCCCCGCCATCCACACTCCACCTTGAAAACAGGCTCCACTTTGATGAtacaaaagagatttaaaaatatatatacatttacagaAGTTGGAAGCCTTGATATGGAGAAGTTGAAAGTCATATCCCATCTCAGCATGTGGAGAGGAGCACAGGCTACATTTTAATCCAAGCTGTGGCATTTAATagctgtgaccctgggcaagttactggACCTCTTGCATGTCTTTTTCCATCGAAAGTAAGAACAATAATAAGTACCTCACAACCTATTGTGGATGAAAGGCCACAAGAAACACTAATTCAaaggcaaattttctttcttttattgtgcCTTAGGGTGCTCCAAACCAAacaatgtttgtgtttttctaacGATCCTTCTTAATTGCTATCTCATTTCCTCCCACAGATAGAAACTTTGGTCCAGAATTCTCCCCCAAGCccactatttttcttccttcaatgGCTGAAATAAACCACCAAGAGGCTGGAACATATCTTTGTCTTCTTGAGAATTTTTTCCCTGATGTTATTAAGGTACATTggaaggaaaagaacagcaaTACCATTCTGGAATCCCAGCAGGGAACTACCATGAAGACTAACGACACATACATGAAATTCAGCTGGCTGACCCTGACTGCGAACTCAATGAATAAAGAGCACAAATGTATAGTCAGACACGAGAATAATGTAAATGGAGTTGATCAAGagattctttttccttcaatGAAGAAAGGTAtgtgtacataaatataaatacaatctCGCAGAATACTTTTTCAAAGGGAATGCCCCTCCTTTTCTGTCAAGTATTAgtttacatatatacagaggatgcccccaaaaaagtatacatattctAAGagaggaaaaagctattaaaattgaaatactcaatatatactggtaagaaaagatgaatacaggtcacgctcaacttctgcaattacaagaggtactcaaagtggttaccatcggcatccagacagttctgattacggcgaattactgcttgagcaactttgagcaaagtgtccacttgtatacattttttggcaccccatatATCTTAAATGTTTCTACATTTAACAGTGGCATAAACGTCCTATTTCCCCATAGGACacgaaaaagaaaaagaaacagaaaaatttacTTCACTTTTCTCAGCCTCACTTTTATCATCCAAAATGTTAAGGTCACAGTGATGTTTTTAAAGTTGCatgggttaaatgaaataacatatttgaaaGCACCTAGCTATTTAGCACAGagtaaatgctttaaaaacatcCACTCTTGATGATTTTACTTGATCAGGAAATAAGAATAATGATACATCTTTCAGGAATGTTCTACTAAGCAAGAAAAGTCACTGTCGCTTCAGTTTTGCTATACTGACAGTATAACCCATTAACAGGGAGTTATTAGGTGACAAAAGGGTGTTCATCTGAGGGAGCAAGACCAAAGCTCCATGAAAAACTAGAATAATTTAACGGCTGCAGTTTTATTATGGTGTTAGGTTTTTtagatttgtgttttatataCTACCAAAGGGTAAAATGTCATAGTTAAAGGTAGGGTGAGGTTACCATGTAGAAACATATTTCCATTCCCCCTGATGAAAATATCTCTTGCCAGTGGAAATGCTGCTCGACACACATGTTCTGCAGCCGAGCGTGTGCCAGGCCAGGAAGGGAGGTGTGGATGAATGAACCAGGACGCACTGCTGTCCCAAGGAGGACGCACTCAGTAAAGAGAACATACTCTTCTAATCATTCAGCGTCCCCCGTGATGTCCCAAAGGAGTGCCCATGATTCAGATGCTGTACATATTTGGATAGTGTGGGCAGAGGACTGAATGGCCCTGCCCTGGCAGGGGTCCAGGAACCCACTAGACTCAGAACCTAAAGTCTGGAGCATTAACATGAGGTACCAGAGACCCCAGAGCTCCCCGCAAGACGGAACCCGCTGGTACTGTCCCCAGTGGTAAACCAGCCCTTGTTAGCAAGGGAACAAGCACATAGCAAGGTGAGCTAGGACCCTCCCTGGGCACCGCTCTGAATTCCTGAAGTGAGTCTTTACCTTCTGGGACCTGAGTTTCCCCAATGATCAAATTCGGTTCGAACATTTACATTGGCTTTCTCCTGGGGCTGGgataagaaagaggaaatgaaacgATGTAGGTGAAAACGCTtcctttcaaaaatataacatggatgtatttattcatatgttcattTATATCCTTTCCTAAATAAAGTAGATTCCAAAATAACACTGATAATTTCTACAGCTAAAAACAGATGGAGAGCAAGTATGCAAATTGAAAGTTTAGTATAACCACTGGGTAGAAGTGTCCTATCAGGTTTTGATTTTCTAGTTATCAGGAGTAGAGTAAGGAGTAGAGTAAGTTCCATGGTGATGATCATAAAGGAGAGAAGTATCGCTTTATAATGTGCGTTACTTGGCACTTACTGTCTGAAACAAATGTCTCCCATGGGCTTCTCATGGCTGCAAAGCTAACGCAGGCATTTCTGTTAAAGTCATTCCACAGCAGATTTCTAAGCTGTGAATTGGAAGGTTTTCgcttgttgttttttgtttttgataaaagCTGGAATCATGACATGGAGGCACAAATACATGAAGTGATTCTGAAGAGAGATAAAACTAATCTGGTCCAAGTTTCCCACCAACCTCGCCTGAGAAAGAGAACTTAGGATATGAGTTCACATACagattttattatggaaaattgtTACTTTATTGTTCCTACCTCAATCAGTGCATGGTAGTAAGagattttaatttatcttttagtaAATAAAGTCACTGTCAGGAAAAGAGAGACTTTAAAGACATATTAAAGTCAGTCCTTGAGGATATTTTAACATCTAAACAGGATTATACTAAAATTTTCAATCATGGGATTTACCCCAAAGCCTGTACCTCAAACCCACATGTTTTAGAGCACACACACCACAAATAGATCTCGTTGACTGCATAAAATTGCAGGCGAGAGCATGTCCATATGGACAAGAACACACCTAGAAGAAAAAGGATAAACCGAAAGCACCAGACTGTTTTCCTCCGTCCGAGGATCGATGATCTTTTTAAGACACTGTGTCTTTTATgcatatttgctttttttaacgTTGTAGATAAATACCACTCTCACCTCAGGCTTTATACATATAGTCAGAGAACTATGAATGTGACTTGGTCTATCTTTCTATTCTTTGAAAGAATTGCACTGAATGCCGAGCTTCTGTAATAAAAAGCTCATTTGCTAAGCATAGTTAAGATATGTGGAAGAGAAGATGCTTTTAGTGCTCACGACGGTGGATTGTGTTGACTCTCTAtagattattttccatttctgtggaTTATTTTTACAGAGTGCTTTCTACATGCTCATTCTCATTAATAGCCCTCAACGATCCCTGCAATGCTGGCTCTGCCCCCAAGTTACTAATACGCTCTAAACCTCACTTCCTGGTCTGTAACATGGAGTCCTCACTTCAGTGTCactggaggattaaatgagataacacatgtgAAACATTTAACATAATACCTGGCACAATAATAATCACTCCGTAGACATTAGATTTGGTTAATATTGTTGTGATGTCCACAAACACCACAGCTCTAGAAAATTATGGGGAAACTGGCGCTATACATGACTTGGAAAGGTATGGCTTCTCTCCTTTTTTAGATGGGAAATCTGCCTAAACCAGACTCCTTCAAACATGTAagattctcctctctctctctctctctctctctctctcccccccccacttccttccttccttcctgccttctttccttccttctttctatctTCCTACCTGTCTGTCAAACAGATATACATTGTCGAATAATGGATACAAACAATTGATTAATAGTTGCTCTCTTTTCTTGTAGAGATCGATGGTAACAATGCTACAGAAAAAGCTTGTTTGAAAGATCAAAGTGGTAAGTTTTTGTTCAAGTTTGCCTTTATGTCATGCTGTAGCATTTTTTCCCTCCTAATCAGCTTACTTTTGAACTTCTCTTGCTTACGGTAGAAAAATCAGAATGGCTGGATTTTTAGAACAGACTGAGTGATACTTTAAGTTAATCCATCATTTCTTAGTAATCATCTTGAAACAGTAAATGCTGGATTTTGGTATGAGAGCACTGCAAAGTAGAGGACACAGTGGTATCTTGGAATTATTTCAACAATGAACTTCATGTATTCGTTTGGCTTTTGTTTCTAATGACTAGGAAATACATGATATCAAGCtgcttctagatttttttttaagtctttggtCTTTGCTGGAAGGTAGCAACATAAACTGACACTTACTGAGAGCTTCTCATATAGAAGGTGTTGTGCTGtgttttgaaagcattttcttaTAATAATCCTGTAAAgtgatacaaaatattttttcacattattcAGAGGAGGGCGATGAGATAAAATTAAGTCTCTTGCACCATGCCACACAGCTAGATCTGGGGTTTCAACCCAGCCCATCTAACAAAAGAGTTCCTACACTTACTCAGTTATTGATTCTTCCCCTAAGATAAAGTCATAGAGCAAGAGAACCCAAAGGCCTTGAGATGCAATGGACATGTGGCTGGGGTCGGGGGAGTGCATGGGCTTCTGAGTACTGCAGACCAGACTTTAACCCCATTCTCTTAATTATTACTTGCATGAATATAGGTACTTACATTTTTTGAGCAACACTTATCCTCGTCTGCAACCAGGAATAATTACACCTAACTCAGTTATTGAAGAGATAAGGTCATGTTTGTGAACTGTCAAGCATAGAGTGTCTCTTTCAGCTGGTACAGAGTAGGTACCGCATTTCCCAAAAATAACCCAGcagcacaatcagctctaatgcgtcttttggagcaaaaattagtaaaagactcggtattatattattattatattttatattatattatattatattatattatattatattatattatattatattatattatattatattatattatattatattatattaatgacccagtatattatagtaaaataagaccaggtcttacattaatttttgctccaaaagacgcattagagctgattgtcccgcttggtcttattttcggggaaacacggtagtagtttCTGGCCCTTTCTCCCTACGTAGAAGGAAAGCCGTTAGAAGCACTGGCTCTGTCCCTGTTAATTTCTCCTCCATTTCCAATATCAAGGAGGTTCTGGACCTCAGCTAACACCTTACCTGACCAAAGGCAAGGAGTTCTGAGCACATCACCTCTTGAGGTCCCTTTCCACGTCACATGCTAATAATTCTGGATTCTCACTCAATGAAGATAAAGTATGTCAAAGGAAAATTCCCACAGGAAAGGACTTGGCCTTGTGTTTCATTGAGCAGCCAGTCTGGACTGCCATCACTGTCATCAATTATTTCTTGATATCATACATGTCTTGCAAAATTTCAAAGGATATTAAGTGCAATTACCCATAGAGCCATAGCCCAATGAGAGTCACTCAGGAAAGATTGGTGAGAGAGCCATTGCCTCCGAAAGTTTCAGAGAATTTGGGTTGACTACTTAGTGATGTAATGCACTCTACTAaaacctcccacccacccactgtGAACACCACGGTATTTTCATGGACTGTACTCTTCGTACAAGTCATACTGTTTACACAACATGTAATGTCCCAGATGCTTCGATATCAGcaattcatctttatatttgtgtttatccCTTATTGCACTTGGAGATGCAGAGTCCGAGTAGCTAAGAATGTGTTCTGTAAGTCATGTTTTTGGTTTCAGGTACTTAGCAAATGCATGACCCAAACAAATTACTTTCTTTGCcctcagtttctttgtaaaatgggaaaaaataataatctcacaggttattgtaaaaattatgtaagaCTAAAGCTATGCATACAAAGCTTTCAGAATAAGTGGCGTTTGGTTAATGGTTAAtgaataatagctattattactacTTAGAGACATGGTGGGGAGAAGAAATGCTAAACGCTATTTAtcacaaattttttttctcattggacTTACTCATTAAAAATGCAGccttactttttaatattttggagtGTTCCACAGAATTGAGCAGAGGGTGTTTATTGACTTGGTCTGGCAGCTGGACGCTGAGTTGTCTTGTTTGTTGGTGGTGCTAGTGGTGAGAAGATGTTTACTTTTGGGTTTTGGTGGGGCAGCAGTGCCACTTCATTTAGATCACAAGAGATAAATAATTGTAACCCCTCCCATTAATAGTCCCTCTCCTTTCCAGCGGGCAGGTGGAACTGACCAAATGACTTTCCGTAGGTACACTGCAGCTGCAGCTCATCAACACCTCTGCCTACTACACctacctcctcctcctgctcaAGAGCGTCATCTACTTTGCCATCGTCGCCTTCTGTCTGTTTAAGAGAATAGCAGTCTGCGGCGAGGGAAAGAGTCAGTAACAGATGGTAGCACAAAGAGGTCAATTCTTCTTCGTTTATTGTCCCTGACAGAGTTTGCTGAGGATCTAGCTGGGAATCCTTTCTGGGCTTGGTGTATTTCAGTTcacatgtgcatttttctgtgaTGCTATTATTGCATAACAGTTTTGCAAACTACTCACACAGATTATTCCAATCTGTAACAATAACTAATCCCGCCATTACTCAGGGGGAGGGCCAAGGGGGTAGCCTTTAGCACCACTGTCTCCAGAGTCTCTGTCAGCAGCTACAGCCACCCACATTATCATGCCTTTGAGTGTAGACCACATGCAGCTTCCAGGCATGGTCTTCGTGCCCTTTAACCAAATACCTGCCTTGCAGCTTTTCATTTACATACCCTGAAGCCACCATAGTTGCTGCTTGAATTAAGTACTTTGTTTTTTACAATAGgcacaataaatttaaaaaattgaaacactgCTTTTGTCTGTGTACTTTAATTTGATAAATCTAATTGAAAGCCCAAGGTAAGAAAGAGCCTGACAACTGAACTATGAAATTCGGCATTGTTTGTAGCAATGGACAATTCTTAATTTCTGTATCTGTCCCTGAGATAGTGGTCATGATGCTTTCTTTGGGGCACTGGCTCCAAGGGGACTCAGAACCAAACGAAGGTGCCAGGTTACTTCTTTTTCAAAGGTCACCAGATTCAGTCTCGTTGGGTTTGGGACATTCTAATGCGACAGTATAACATCGCCCACGATCCGCACTGCGTGCTCAGACCTGTACTCCTGTTTCACAAGCAGCGAGTTTCCTGATCCTCATGGCAGCCCATGAGAACCACACTGGTCCTGGAGAGACAGTGTGGTGGACGGGTACACACCTCTAAGCGTCTGGATTTCAGTCCTGTGTGTACTATTGCTGTCTGTGTGACCTCATGCAAGCTATTTGAACTCTCTGTGCCATAatattctcatttgtaaaatgaagttaCAGTGCCCGTTCTCCTGAAATTGTGTGGATTAGATCCATTA from Rhinolophus sinicus isolate RSC01 linkage group LG09, ASM3656204v1, whole genome shotgun sequence encodes the following:
- the TARP gene encoding T-cell receptor gamma alternate reading frame protein isoform X1, encoding MVTLRRYGEPDRNFGPEFSPKPTIFLPSMAEINHQEAGTYLCLLENFFPDVIKVHWKEKNSNTILESQQGTTMKTNDTYMKFSWLTLTANSMNKEHKCIVRHENNVNGVDQEILFPSMKKEIDGNNATEKACLKDQSGTLQLQLINTSAYYTYLLLLLKSVIYFAIVAFCLFKRIAVCGEGKSQ
- the TARP gene encoding T-cell receptor gamma alternate reading frame protein isoform X2, which translates into the protein MAEINHQEAGTYLCLLENFFPDVIKVHWKEKNSNTILESQQGTTMKTNDTYMKFSWLTLTANSMNKEHKCIVRHENNVNGVDQEILFPSMKKEIDGNNATEKACLKDQSGTLQLQLINTSAYYTYLLLLLKSVIYFAIVAFCLFKRIAVCGEGKSQ